From the genome of Medicago truncatula cultivar Jemalong A17 chromosome 2, MtrunA17r5.0-ANR, whole genome shotgun sequence:
CAGGCGCGATGAGATTGGAGAAATGTTGGTTTTGTTCTTCAACTGTGTATCCTGGACATGGAATCCAATTTGTTCGTAATGTTGCAAAGGTGAATTTTAATGCACTATTTCTATAGCTCTCATCATCATGATTATGTACAAACTGTTTCTATAGCGAAAGATAAAATTgagttaaattgttttcgtataagctataaactgtcTTCATTAGTtatcttggagagcttatgaaattgagctaaaaacagcttatgaacaatgtcgtaagttgttttcataagttttgtTGAACGGCCTCAAGAAACTTATGCCCATAAGGCCCGTTTGGTTGAGAtattgtttttagaaaaaatctattttttttaaccaaaaaatcacttttattattttaatagtgTTCATATcagatttgtttattttttaaaaataattttgttaaaaaaatcatttttaaccttaaaatgAAACTTATGCCCATAAGGCCCGTTTGGTTGAGATattgtttttagaaaaactctattttttttaaccaaaaaatcacttttattattttaatagtgTTCATAttagatttgtttattttttaaaaatcattttgttaaaaaaatcatttttaaccttaaaatgaaaattcattCCTGTTAgcttttctaaaatattttttttttccttacaaCAAGAAACTTAAGTGTAAGAGCttcaagttttttaaaaaaagattttcatGATAGTAAACAATCGGAAATTAGCTTcggctttttaaaaaaagtaagatttttacattttttttaaaagacaaaacaaacacaccctatatAACTTTTTGCTCTAATTGGATTAGATGAGAAGTAATGTTTTATCAATGTGATTTTGATTGTATTCCTTATACTATCTTtggatatttttaaatgaatggAATTGAGTTAAGTGAAACGAAACTGAATAAACCAAAGCTTATATCATCTGCATCTTTGGACTTTGGATTGATGGCGAGTTTAGTGAAATTTCTGTGTCACGCGGTTGTTTTGAAGTTTcgaatattttgtcaaaattatgCTGCCGCTAGCACACTGATTCTGCAAACTCACTGCCAATCCAAATGTAAACTATTGTTTAACTTCTTGACATCAAAGTTTTTGTGCAGATATTTCGGTTTTGTAGATCGAAATGCCACAAGAACTTCGAAATGAAGAGGAATCCTCGTAAAGTAAAATGGACCAAGGCATATAGGCGAGTGCATGTAAAGGCTATGACCCAGGTTATTATCATTGATATTACATAtctgtttaatttaattgtctTGTTTTCGACAAACTTCTGAACTACTATATCCTGTTTTAGGATTCCACCTTTGAGTGTGAGAGAAAGCGAAACAGGCCTGAGAGATATGACAGGATTCTTAATGAGAATGTACTCAAGGCGATTCCGATGATTGTTAAAATCAGAGACACAAGGGAAGGGAGACTCCATAAGAAGAGGTTCTTGTTTGACTCCTACTTGTATCGTATATATATGTCTTTTGCCAAGCTTTGTGATTTCGAGGTGTTTTCTTTTGGTTTGTTGCTGACATTTTGTAAAAACTTCAATAGGATGGAAGGCAACAAGAAGAAAGTGCAGAGGGAGGCAAAGGAGGAGTTGGAGCAGAGCATCCATATGGTCAAAGCTCCTTCCGCAGTACAACCCGAGAAGATCCAAGTCAAGGTttcccaacaacaacaagagaATCCTCTCATGGAAGAGTAATTCTATCAACATTGAGTTTTTATTTGTTCGTTTCCAGTTTAATATTTGCGACTATACTATTAGTTTCCTGCGTAAGGCCCAAGTTACCGGCTGCCTTGTGATTATTAATTTGAGTTGAATGTTGTGGTTTTCGAACAGAATTTTGGGTAAATGTTTGGTGTGTCTCCTAGACAATGGTTCTGTTTTGTGAGATAGTGAACTGTTCTAAAGAAATTTCGAAAGATGTTGCTTAAATTC
Proteins encoded in this window:
- the LOC25487519 gene encoding probable ribosome biogenesis protein RLP24: MRLEKCWFCSSTVYPGHGIQFVRNVAKIFRFCRSKCHKNFEMKRNPRKVKWTKAYRRVHVKAMTQDSTFECERKRNRPERYDRILNENVLKAIPMIVKIRDTREGRLHKKRMEGNKKKVQREAKEELEQSIHMVKAPSAVQPEKIQVKVSQQQQENPLMEE